From Luteitalea sp., the proteins below share one genomic window:
- a CDS encoding 2-dehydropantoate 2-reductase — protein sequence MTIEEWPRVAVMGAGAVGCYFGGMLARAGAPVTLIGRAAHVDAITASGLLLQTRDFEATVPASASIDPAAAGDAELVLFAVKTTDTEAAANTLALHVSNGAVVVCLQNGVDGAERIRAATRIDAIPASVYVAAEMTAPGVVTHAGRGDLIIGDAPQRGGSSDQRRRDIERVAHVFGRAGVPCRVSARIETDLWTKMVMNCAYNAISALTRTRYGRLVADPGTREVMRHAIEETVAVARGLGVEMPDGMVEAGWKLAGSMPNALSSTGQDILRGKRTEIDSLNGYVARRGAELGIPTPVSHTLHTLVKLLEKSSL from the coding sequence ATGACGATTGAGGAGTGGCCGCGGGTGGCGGTCATGGGGGCGGGCGCGGTTGGCTGTTATTTCGGCGGCATGCTCGCACGCGCCGGTGCTCCCGTGACACTCATCGGTCGCGCGGCGCACGTCGACGCCATCACGGCAAGCGGCCTGCTACTCCAGACCCGCGACTTCGAGGCGACGGTCCCCGCGTCGGCATCTATCGACCCCGCCGCCGCCGGTGACGCCGAGCTCGTCCTGTTTGCGGTCAAGACAACCGACACGGAAGCGGCAGCCAACACCCTTGCGCTCCATGTGTCGAATGGAGCCGTTGTTGTTTGCCTCCAGAACGGTGTGGATGGTGCAGAGCGTATTCGCGCCGCGACGCGGATCGATGCCATTCCCGCGTCCGTCTATGTGGCCGCGGAGATGACGGCCCCGGGCGTGGTGACGCATGCCGGCCGTGGCGACCTCATCATCGGTGATGCCCCGCAGCGCGGTGGATCCAGCGATCAGCGCCGGCGCGACATCGAGCGAGTCGCGCACGTCTTCGGCCGGGCCGGTGTGCCGTGTCGAGTATCGGCACGCATCGAAACGGATCTCTGGACGAAGATGGTCATGAACTGTGCCTACAACGCGATCTCCGCGTTGACCCGAACCAGATATGGGCGGCTGGTCGCCGATCCCGGGACACGCGAAGTGATGCGGCACGCCATCGAAGAGACCGTAGCGGTTGCGCGCGGGCTCGGTGTCGAGATGCCAGACGGCATGGTCGAAGCGGGCTGGAAGCTCGCAGGCAGCATGCCGAATGCGCTGTCGTCGACGGGGCAGGACATCCTGCGCGGGAAGCGCACGGAGATCGATTCCCTGAACGGCTACGTGGCGCGCCGTGGGGCGGAGCTTGGCATTCCGACGCCGGTCTCCCACACGCTCCATACGCTGGTGAAGCTCCTCGAGAAATCAAGCCTCTAG
- a CDS encoding efflux transporter outer membrane subunit: MSIRLAIGFLLTLVVSGCALRGPYEEPRVDPAALKQADAAHFAETSFDPRWWGQFEDSVLDGLVTRALDANHDVRIASARVEQARAIFDDAALDRYPTVTAGASVDRREQAQPGFTDERIDSTTYQAGFDAFWEIDLFGRVRSEVRAAATTAESFALTLTDVRVRVVADVARAYFELRGLQYQMAVAERSLVNQRETLRLTQVRRDAGFGEEQDVASAAARVAAIEASVPPLRAGLVQREHRLAVLTGVRPGALRADLAPRPYPPLAKALSIGDPGELLRRRPDVRAAERSLAAAVAREGVAAADLYPRVTLTGFLGFIAGRGSLFGEADSRAWAVTPALSWAAFDLGSARARLRGAEAATGETLATFEQTVLLALEETENALVSYREEQQRLLRLGEQVRESTRAADIARVRYKEGVADFLSLLDAERTQLEAEDAVAQAEVGVYTSVVAVYKALGGIVTDGAATGASGATTSAAGPASSGREVVQRTARF; encoded by the coding sequence ATGTCTATTCGTCTTGCTATCGGATTCCTATTGACGCTCGTCGTGTCGGGATGCGCCCTGCGGGGGCCGTACGAGGAGCCGCGGGTCGATCCTGCTGCCTTGAAGCAGGCTGATGCCGCGCACTTTGCCGAGACGTCCTTCGATCCGCGCTGGTGGGGCCAGTTCGAGGACAGCGTGCTCGACGGGCTGGTCACTCGCGCCCTAGATGCCAATCACGACGTGCGCATTGCCTCCGCACGGGTGGAGCAGGCGCGCGCCATCTTCGACGATGCCGCGTTGGATCGGTACCCAACGGTGACCGCCGGTGCGAGCGTGGATCGCCGCGAGCAGGCGCAGCCAGGCTTCACCGACGAACGGATCGATTCGACGACCTATCAAGCGGGCTTTGACGCCTTCTGGGAGATCGACCTGTTCGGGCGCGTGCGGTCGGAGGTGCGGGCCGCAGCCACGACCGCCGAGAGCTTTGCCCTCACGCTCACAGACGTCCGCGTTCGCGTCGTTGCCGACGTGGCGCGTGCGTACTTCGAGCTGCGCGGGTTGCAGTACCAGATGGCCGTGGCCGAGCGGAGCCTCGTCAACCAGCGCGAGACGCTGCGGCTCACGCAAGTCCGCCGGGACGCAGGATTCGGCGAAGAACAGGATGTCGCCAGCGCCGCAGCACGCGTCGCTGCAATCGAGGCGAGTGTCCCGCCGCTTCGCGCCGGCCTCGTCCAGCGCGAGCACCGGCTCGCCGTCCTGACCGGGGTGCGGCCGGGCGCCCTTCGCGCGGATCTCGCGCCTCGTCCCTACCCGCCGCTGGCAAAAGCGCTGTCGATTGGCGACCCGGGCGAGTTGCTTCGTCGCCGTCCGGATGTTCGCGCGGCCGAGCGGAGCTTGGCGGCGGCTGTGGCCCGTGAGGGTGTGGCGGCCGCGGATCTCTATCCGCGCGTGACGCTGACCGGGTTCCTCGGTTTCATTGCAGGTCGAGGCAGCCTCTTCGGAGAGGCAGACTCGCGCGCGTGGGCCGTAACGCCGGCGTTGAGCTGGGCGGCGTTCGACCTCGGCAGTGCACGGGCACGGCTGCGTGGTGCGGAAGCGGCGACGGGCGAGACCCTCGCGACGTTCGAGCAAACGGTGCTGCTGGCGCTCGAAGAAACCGAGAACGCGCTGGTTTCCTATCGCGAGGAGCAGCAGCGACTGCTCAGGCTCGGCGAGCAGGTGAGAGAGAGCACGCGTGCCGCTGATATCGCGCGCGTGCGCTACAAAGAGGGCGTTGCCGACTTCCTCTCGCTGTTGGATGCGGAACGCACGCAGCTCGAGGCGGAAGACGCCGTGGCCCAAGCCGAGGTCGGCGTGTATACGAGCGTCGTGGCGGTCTACAAAGCGCTGGGGGGCATTGTGACCGACGGCGCCGCCACCGGCGCGAGTGGCGCGACAACCAGCGCCGCCGGCCCCGCTTCGTCTGGTCGAGAAGTGGTGCAGCGGACGGCCCGATTCTAG
- a CDS encoding multidrug efflux RND transporter permease subunit translates to MKLAQFFIDRPIFAMVLSLVIVITGGLAAFRLPVSEYPEVVPPTVIVRGTYPGANPRVIAETVASPLEQQITGVEDMLYMFSQATADGVMTLTVTFALGTDLDNAQVQVQNRVSQALPRLPAEVQRIGVTTEKASPDFIMVVHLVSPDERYDMLYLSNYAHLRIRDELAKIPGVGDAQVFGAGEYSMRVWLDPNRLASRELTATDVVRAIREQNIQVAAGVLGAPPAPTEQTFQLSINTQGRLTTEEEFGNVVVRATPDGEITRVRDVGRVELGSNTYALRSLLDNQPAAAIGIFQRPGTNAIEASNQVRATMEALSQSFPEGVEYRIVYDPTIYVRDSIRSVVRTLIEATILVVLVVMIFLQTWRATLIPLLAVPVSIVGTFAVMLVAGFSLNTLSLFGLVLAIGIVVDDAIVVVENVERHIELGLDPVAATRRAMEEVSGPIIAIAFVLGAVFVPTAFISGLSGKFYAQFSLTIAISTAISAFNSLTLSPAVASRILKPRGAPKDVVQRVADRLFGWFFRLFNRVFERSSSAYGFGVARVLRVSAIVVVVYLGLIGLTALGFARVPSGFVPAQDKDYLIAFAQLPDAATLDRTDAVVRRLGEIAMKHPGVSNAVSFPGLSVNGFVNASNTGIAFVTLKPALERQSPELSAGAIVGALNAQYSELQEAFVAIFPPPPVQGLGTTGGFKLYVEDRGNLGFEELFGRVQAAVGEGFGTPSLAGVFSIFQVNVPQIDADVDRERVKTYGVELTDVFETLQVYLGSLYANDFNRFGRTYQVNVQAESEFRLQPEQIRRLETRNARGDMVPLGSLVTVQRSYGPDQVMHYNGYPAAEINGGPAPGFSSGQAQDAIAGILERGLPSGMTFEWTELAYQELLAGNTMIYIFPLCVLLVYIVLAAQYESWTHPLTIILIVPMTLFSAIFGVWITGGDNNIFTQISFLVLAALACKNAILIVEFARQREQEGHDRVSAVLDACRVRLRPILMTSITFLAAVIPLIFSSDAGWEIRRAMGITVFAGMFGVTFFGLFLTPVFYVLVGGLAARFSASARAPQGRVAAASVEGQ, encoded by the coding sequence ATCACCGGCGGTCTCGCGGCGTTCCGGCTGCCGGTCAGCGAGTATCCGGAGGTGGTGCCGCCGACGGTGATCGTGCGCGGCACCTATCCGGGTGCGAACCCGCGGGTGATTGCCGAGACCGTCGCGTCGCCGCTCGAGCAACAGATCACCGGCGTCGAGGACATGCTGTACATGTTCTCGCAGGCAACGGCGGACGGTGTGATGACGCTCACCGTGACGTTCGCCCTCGGCACCGATCTCGACAACGCCCAGGTGCAGGTGCAGAACCGTGTCAGTCAGGCACTGCCGCGGCTGCCGGCCGAGGTCCAACGCATCGGCGTCACGACCGAGAAGGCCTCGCCAGACTTCATCATGGTGGTGCACCTCGTGTCGCCGGACGAGCGATACGACATGCTCTACCTGTCGAACTACGCGCATCTTCGCATCAGAGACGAGCTCGCCAAGATCCCAGGCGTTGGCGACGCGCAGGTCTTCGGTGCCGGTGAGTACAGCATGCGCGTGTGGCTCGATCCCAATCGGCTCGCCTCGCGCGAGCTGACGGCGACCGATGTGGTGCGCGCCATTCGCGAGCAGAACATTCAGGTGGCGGCAGGCGTCCTCGGCGCTCCGCCCGCTCCGACAGAGCAGACCTTCCAGCTCTCCATCAACACACAAGGTCGTCTGACGACAGAGGAAGAGTTTGGCAACGTGGTCGTGCGCGCAACGCCAGATGGCGAGATCACGCGCGTACGCGACGTCGGCCGGGTCGAGCTCGGGTCGAATACCTACGCGTTGCGGAGCTTGCTCGACAACCAGCCGGCCGCCGCCATCGGCATCTTCCAGCGGCCTGGCACGAACGCCATCGAGGCGTCGAACCAGGTCCGCGCCACGATGGAGGCGTTGAGCCAGTCGTTTCCCGAGGGCGTGGAATACCGGATCGTGTACGACCCAACCATCTACGTCCGCGACTCGATTCGATCGGTCGTACGGACCTTGATCGAGGCGACGATTCTGGTCGTGCTCGTCGTGATGATCTTCCTCCAGACGTGGCGAGCGACACTCATTCCGCTGCTCGCCGTGCCGGTCTCGATCGTCGGCACGTTTGCCGTCATGCTCGTGGCCGGTTTCTCGCTGAACACGCTGTCGTTGTTCGGTCTGGTCCTCGCCATCGGCATCGTCGTGGACGATGCGATCGTGGTCGTCGAGAACGTGGAACGGCACATCGAGCTCGGGTTGGATCCGGTCGCCGCCACACGGCGGGCGATGGAGGAGGTCTCGGGACCCATCATCGCCATCGCGTTCGTGCTCGGTGCCGTGTTTGTCCCCACGGCGTTCATCAGCGGGCTGAGCGGCAAGTTCTACGCCCAGTTCTCGCTGACGATTGCGATCTCCACGGCGATCTCGGCGTTCAACTCGCTCACGCTCAGCCCGGCGGTCGCCTCCCGTATCTTGAAGCCGCGCGGTGCACCCAAGGACGTCGTGCAGCGTGTGGCCGATCGGCTGTTCGGCTGGTTCTTCCGTCTGTTCAACCGCGTGTTCGAGCGTTCGTCGTCGGCGTACGGTTTCGGTGTCGCCCGTGTCCTCCGCGTGTCTGCCATCGTGGTCGTGGTCTATCTCGGGTTGATCGGGCTGACGGCCCTCGGGTTCGCGCGTGTCCCGTCCGGCTTCGTGCCTGCGCAGGACAAGGACTATCTGATTGCCTTCGCGCAGCTGCCAGATGCTGCAACGCTCGATCGCACCGACGCGGTGGTCAGACGATTGGGCGAGATTGCGATGAAGCACCCGGGGGTCTCGAATGCAGTCTCGTTCCCCGGGTTGTCGGTCAACGGCTTCGTCAACGCGTCGAACACCGGCATCGCATTCGTGACCCTCAAGCCTGCGCTCGAGCGGCAATCGCCGGAGCTGTCGGCGGGCGCCATCGTCGGGGCGCTCAACGCGCAGTACAGCGAGCTCCAGGAGGCCTTCGTGGCCATCTTCCCTCCACCGCCGGTTCAAGGCCTCGGCACGACGGGAGGATTCAAGCTCTACGTCGAAGACCGCGGCAATCTCGGGTTCGAGGAGCTGTTCGGCCGTGTGCAGGCTGCGGTGGGTGAGGGGTTCGGCACGCCGTCGCTGGCGGGCGTGTTCTCGATCTTTCAGGTCAACGTGCCGCAAATCGACGCCGACGTGGATCGCGAGCGCGTGAAGACGTACGGTGTGGAGCTCACCGACGTGTTCGAGACGCTGCAGGTGTACCTGGGATCGCTCTACGCGAACGACTTCAACCGCTTCGGGCGAACCTACCAGGTGAACGTCCAGGCCGAGTCGGAGTTCCGTTTACAGCCGGAACAAATTCGCCGGCTCGAGACCCGCAACGCCCGCGGTGACATGGTGCCGCTCGGCTCGTTGGTGACCGTGCAGCGCAGCTATGGGCCGGACCAGGTGATGCACTACAACGGCTATCCGGCGGCGGAGATCAACGGCGGGCCCGCGCCAGGCTTCAGCTCGGGACAGGCGCAGGATGCCATTGCCGGCATTCTCGAGCGAGGTCTGCCGTCCGGCATGACCTTCGAGTGGACCGAGCTGGCTTACCAGGAGCTGCTCGCGGGCAACACGATGATCTACATCTTTCCCTTGTGCGTGCTCCTGGTCTACATCGTGCTCGCCGCACAGTACGAGAGCTGGACGCATCCGCTGACGATCATTCTCATCGTGCCGATGACCCTGTTCTCCGCGATCTTCGGTGTGTGGATCACCGGCGGCGACAACAACATATTCACGCAGATCAGCTTTCTCGTGCTCGCCGCCCTGGCCTGCAAGAACGCGATCCTGATTGTCGAGTTCGCCCGGCAGCGCGAGCAGGAAGGGCACGACCGTGTGTCGGCGGTTCTCGATGCGTGCCGCGTCCGGTTGCGGCCCATTCTGATGACGTCGATCACGTTTCTCGCTGCTGTCATTCCGCTCATCTTCTCCTCCGACGCGGGGTGGGAGATCCGTCGGGCGATGGGCATTACCGTGTTTGCCGGCATGTTTGGCGTAACGTTCTTCGGACTGTTCCTGACGCCGGTGTTCTATGTGCTCGTCGGCGGCCTCGCGGCGCGCTTCTCAGCGTCGGCGCGTGCGCCGCAGGGGCGTGTGGCCGCGGCCTCAGTGGAGGGGCAGTAA